One stretch of Aquimarina sp. Aq107 DNA includes these proteins:
- a CDS encoding Arc family DNA binding domain-containing protein encodes MSKKKSFVLRISPETFKLIEKWADDEFRSVNGQLEWMISKSLKDAKRLKPIKKDDNSEKE; translated from the coding sequence ATGAGTAAGAAAAAATCATTTGTCCTTAGGATATCCCCAGAAACTTTTAAGTTAATAGAAAAATGGGCAGATGATGAATTCCGTAGTGTTAACGGTCAGTTAGAATGGATGATTTCTAAAAGTCTTAAAGATGCCAAGCGACTTAAACCAATAAAAAAAGATGATAATTCCGAAAAGGAATAG